AATCTCGTTGCGCAGCTGAAGGTAGATTGGGACTTCGGACTGCATGTTGATCTTGATGATCATATATCGGCATCTCCTTTCTGTGAGATTTGATTGTATTATACCACGTAATACAAATAATACAATAGGAGGATAAAAAAACAGGAAAATGATGTACACGCTTTCAAGGATAAATGAAGATTAGAATTTGTTTTCCTGAAAGCGCATATGTCAGTTTCCTGATTTTTTATGTGGTTTGTGTTTTGATTAAGTTAAACAAATAGCGGGCAAATATTCGCCTGACTAAAATTGTAAAAGTTTAAAAATATTTTTTACAGCCTGGTAATTTTGCAAGCTGAGTGAGTTAAAAGGATTGGCTGTTTGTATGGGAATTAATAAAATTCTGCATATAAACGCGGATATTTTCCATCTGTTCTTTTGTAACCGGATTGCTATATGGAATCCTGTCAATAATGCGGTTTAAGTAGTTATTTTCCGCTATAATATCAAAGCTTTCTTTGAAGTTAATGTCAAAGAAATAGACGATATAAGATACCCAGTAATCCATCTGTGTTACGCGGTCTGCGGAAAGGATACATTTGTTTTCAAAAACTGTTTCGTATACCTTTTGGGTTATGTTCTGCGCGCCGAGTTCTTCTTCAGAAACGTTAATAAAGGTGCTTGTGGAGTCTACGAGCTTTACCCGGCAGTTGTCCAGCTTGTCCTCATCACGGATCAGCTTTGCGTGTAAAAGTGTCTGCGGATCTGAGATCTCAGGGAGTTCATAATCGCTGTGATGGGCGATTGCAGTGTAAATGATGGAGTCCCATTTGTCATCCGGAAGAAAGCGGCGGATCATGCCTTCATCAAAAAGCACCTTTACACCGTAAGCAGCGTGATCCATTGTGCCAGGCTCAAAGCTGTCGTAGCGCTTTAACTGCTCAAAACGCCCGATGTCGTGAAGGAGTGCAATCAGCCTTGCAAGGTCGGTGTCTTCGGCTGAAAGATGCATCCTTCCGGCAAGCTCTTCTGCCTGTTTTACAACGCCGTAGGTGTGGATGATTTTTAATTTTATGCGGTCATTTTCGCGGTCGTATCCGTTAAGGTAAGATTCAAATTCTTGTTGTGCGAGTGGATAGTACATGAAATTAAGCCTCCTGGAAATATATGGTTAGTGATTAGCTTCTGAAAGA
The sequence above is drawn from the Coprococcus comes ATCC 27758 genome and encodes:
- a CDS encoding HD domain-containing protein, whose protein sequence is MYYPLAQQEFESYLNGYDRENDRIKLKIIHTYGVVKQAEELAGRMHLSAEDTDLARLIALLHDIGRFEQLKRYDSFEPGTMDHAAYGVKVLFDEGMIRRFLPDDKWDSIIYTAIAHHSDYELPEISDPQTLLHAKLIRDEDKLDNCRVKLVDSTSTFINVSEEELGAQNITQKVYETVFENKCILSADRVTQMDYWVSYIVYFFDINFKESFDIIAENNYLNRIIDRIPYSNPVTKEQMENIRVYMQNFINSHTNSQSF